The Caldicoprobacter guelmensis genome includes a region encoding these proteins:
- the ruvC gene encoding crossover junction endodeoxyribonuclease RuvC: MLVLGIDPGIAILGYGLVKQDGNSLKVVDYGVVSTPSDMDTPHRLVAIFNSVSELIERYAPQAVAVEELFFNKNVKTALAIGHARGVAVLAAALKGVEVYEYTPLQVKQAVVGYGRASKQQVQQMVRILLNLPCVPKPDDAADALAVSICHIHSAAMRAKMERAGFILRE, encoded by the coding sequence ATGCTTGTACTGGGAATAGATCCAGGAATAGCCATCTTGGGCTATGGGTTGGTCAAACAGGATGGCAATTCCTTGAAAGTTGTCGACTATGGGGTTGTGAGTACCCCTTCTGACATGGACACCCCGCACCGGCTTGTTGCCATCTTTAACTCGGTAAGCGAGCTTATAGAGCGCTATGCTCCTCAGGCAGTAGCTGTAGAGGAACTGTTTTTCAATAAAAATGTAAAGACGGCTCTTGCCATAGGGCATGCCAGAGGGGTGGCTGTGTTGGCCGCTGCTCTTAAGGGTGTCGAAGTATACGAGTATACTCCGTTGCAGGTTAAACAGGCAGTAGTGGGATATGGTAGGGCTTCTAAACAGCAGGTTCAGCAGATGGTGCGAATTCTCCTCAATTTGCCGTGTGTACCAAAGCCGGATGACGCTGCCGATGCCCTGGCGGTATCCATATGCCATATTCATTCGGCTGCCATGAGGGCTAAGATGGAGAGGGCGGGCTTTATACTGCGTGAGTAA
- a CDS encoding glutamate-5-semialdehyde dehydrogenase translates to MSEVLEKAKKAKSAATQLAKLSSSVKDRALEMMAQALEDKVDYIIEANKPDVEAAIRNGKSKAFIDRLTLNEKRIKDMAEGLRVVKSLPDPVGEVVSMWRRPNGLIIGQRRVPLGVIGIIYESRPNVTADAAGLCLKTGNAVILRGGSEAIQSNKAIVEVLVQAAYQAGIPEGAIQLIEDTDRASVRELMRLNGLVDVLIPRGGAGLIKAVIEEATVPVIETGVGNCHVYVDGECDQDMAVKIIVNAKTQRPGVCNAAETLLVDKRIAAEFLPKAVKALREKGVEIRGCQKTLEIIPDAVPATPEDWDTEYLDLILAVKVVDGVDEAIQHIRQHGTGHSEAIVTTNYFTAQKFLDEVDAAAVYVNASTRFTDGFEFGFGAEIGISTQKLHARGPMGLKELTTIKYIIYGNGQIRE, encoded by the coding sequence ATGAGCGAGGTTTTGGAGAAGGCCAAAAAGGCCAAATCGGCTGCTACCCAGCTGGCAAAGCTCTCCTCCAGCGTTAAAGACAGGGCACTGGAGATGATGGCTCAAGCCCTTGAAGACAAAGTCGATTATATCATTGAGGCCAATAAACCTGATGTGGAGGCGGCTATACGAAACGGCAAGTCCAAGGCTTTTATTGACCGTTTGACCCTTAACGAAAAGCGCATAAAGGACATGGCTGAAGGGCTGAGGGTGGTGAAGTCACTGCCTGATCCGGTGGGAGAGGTAGTGTCTATGTGGAGGCGGCCAAACGGGTTGATCATTGGCCAACGCAGGGTGCCGCTGGGCGTTATAGGAATCATATACGAGTCCAGGCCCAATGTGACAGCTGATGCAGCAGGGCTATGCCTTAAGACCGGCAATGCGGTTATACTTCGCGGAGGTTCTGAGGCTATACAGTCCAACAAGGCTATAGTGGAGGTTTTGGTCCAGGCGGCTTACCAGGCTGGCATCCCTGAAGGGGCCATTCAGCTCATCGAAGATACCGACAGGGCTAGCGTGCGTGAGCTCATGCGTTTAAACGGCCTTGTAGACGTGCTCATCCCACGGGGTGGAGCTGGGCTTATAAAGGCTGTGATTGAGGAAGCTACCGTGCCTGTCATAGAAACGGGGGTGGGCAATTGCCACGTGTATGTAGACGGCGAGTGCGACCAGGACATGGCGGTGAAGATTATAGTAAACGCCAAAACGCAGAGGCCGGGGGTTTGCAACGCTGCCGAAACGTTGCTTGTGGATAAGAGGATTGCGGCGGAGTTTTTGCCAAAGGCGGTTAAGGCTTTGCGTGAAAAGGGCGTCGAAATTCGCGGCTGTCAAAAGACGCTGGAGATTATACCCGATGCCGTCCCTGCTACGCCAGAGGACTGGGATACAGAATACCTGGACCTAATACTAGCCGTAAAGGTGGTAGACGGAGTTGACGAGGCCATACAGCATATTAGGCAGCACGGAACAGGCCACTCTGAGGCCATCGTCACAACAAACTATTTTACGGCCCAGAAGTTTTTGGATGAAGTGGATGCCGCTGCTGTGTATGTGAATGCCTCGACGCGCTTTACCGATGGATTTGAATTTGGGTTTGGTGCTGAAATAGGCATAAGCACTCAAAAACTGCATGCCCGAGGACCTATGGGGCTTAAGGAGCTTACCACCATAAAGTACATCATATACGGAAACGGCCAGATAAGGGAGTAA
- the yajC gene encoding preprotein translocase subunit YajC, producing the protein MPSQEPSTTALLIQSLLPFVMLIVIFYFMIIRPQRKREKETREMLASLKVGDNVTTIGGICGKIVRIRDDILTIEVGPDKVKLVVERWAIRSVDKPISAD; encoded by the coding sequence ATGCCTTCACAAGAGCCAAGCACTACGGCGCTTTTGATTCAATCCTTGCTCCCGTTTGTGATGCTTATAGTAATCTTTTACTTCATGATCATCAGGCCCCAGAGGAAACGGGAGAAAGAGACCAGAGAGATGTTGGCATCTTTGAAAGTAGGAGACAATGTCACCACCATAGGTGGAATTTGCGGCAAGATAGTACGTATCCGTGACGATATCCTTACCATAGAAGTAGGGCCGGATAAGGTGAAGCTGGTTGTTGAGAGGTGGGCTATCCGCAGCGTAGATAAGCCGATCTCAGCGGATTGA
- a CDS encoding TIGR04086 family membrane protein, with product MRSLKKNSVQLDKSGIVYTGLVILKASLLAVIVTLLGFMVFAVVMKLANLQETIIPPVNQAIRIISIALGGALAARSSKTKGWLKGALTGLLYIVWALVISAVFGGKYAFDKVLLSDALLGIVVGAIGGIIGINLE from the coding sequence ATGAGGAGCCTGAAAAAGAATTCGGTACAGCTCGACAAAAGCGGCATAGTGTATACTGGCCTGGTCATATTGAAGGCCTCTCTCTTGGCGGTCATAGTGACTCTTTTGGGTTTTATGGTTTTTGCTGTGGTAATGAAGTTGGCTAACCTGCAGGAAACCATAATCCCTCCTGTAAACCAGGCCATTAGGATAATAAGCATCGCTTTGGGTGGCGCACTTGCGGCCCGCAGCAGCAAGACAAAAGGCTGGCTTAAAGGTGCATTGACGGGGCTTTTGTATATTGTATGGGCTCTTGTAATAAGTGCTGTATTCGGAGGCAAGTATGCTTTTGACAAGGTGCTTTTATCGGATGCTCTGCTGGGCATAGTGGTAGGAGCCATTGGAGGAATCATAGGCATAAATCTTGAGTAG
- the tgt gene encoding tRNA guanosine(34) transglycosylase Tgt, whose translation MIFKFELIKECSKTGARLGRVHTPHGSFETPVFMPVGTQATVKALTPRDLKEINAQIILANTYHLYLRPGHELIRQAGGLHKFMNWDRPILTDSGGFQVFSLADLREVTDEGVCFRSHLDGSKHFISPEKAIEIENALGADIIMAFDECVPYPCDYETAKEAVERTTRWAKRCKAAHQREDQALFGIIQGSVFRDLRMRSLEQLLELDFPGYGIGGLSVGEPKPIMYEILEHITPAMPKDKPRYLMGVGSPDCLIEGVIRGVDMFDCVLPTRTARTGLAMTSRGKVMLRNAPYQRDFGPLDPECDCYTCQNFSRAYLRHLVKAREILAAILISLHNVRFLIRLMEEIREAIKNDCLLEYRRSFFERYGYSNEE comes from the coding sequence ATGATTTTTAAGTTTGAACTTATAAAGGAGTGCTCCAAAACCGGTGCAAGGTTGGGCAGGGTACATACCCCGCATGGCAGCTTTGAGACCCCTGTATTTATGCCTGTGGGCACCCAGGCTACCGTGAAGGCTTTGACGCCCCGGGACCTTAAAGAGATAAACGCCCAGATTATATTGGCCAATACATATCACCTTTACTTGCGGCCGGGGCATGAGCTGATCAGGCAGGCCGGTGGATTGCACAAGTTCATGAACTGGGACAGGCCCATACTCACTGATAGCGGTGGGTTCCAGGTGTTCAGCCTTGCTGATTTAAGGGAGGTAACCGATGAAGGCGTTTGCTTTAGGTCACATCTGGACGGTTCAAAGCACTTCATAAGCCCTGAAAAAGCTATCGAGATAGAGAATGCACTGGGTGCAGATATCATAATGGCCTTTGACGAATGTGTACCCTACCCTTGCGATTATGAAACTGCAAAAGAGGCTGTTGAGAGGACCACCAGGTGGGCCAAACGGTGTAAGGCTGCTCACCAGCGGGAGGATCAGGCGCTTTTTGGAATCATTCAGGGTAGCGTCTTTCGTGACCTCAGGATGAGAAGCCTTGAGCAACTGTTGGAACTGGATTTTCCTGGGTATGGTATAGGAGGCTTAAGCGTAGGTGAACCCAAGCCTATAATGTATGAGATTTTGGAGCACATAACTCCAGCCATGCCGAAGGACAAGCCAAGGTACTTAATGGGGGTAGGTTCGCCGGATTGCCTGATAGAAGGTGTTATAAGGGGAGTGGATATGTTTGACTGCGTGCTTCCCACTAGAACGGCCAGGACAGGTCTAGCCATGACCAGCCGGGGGAAGGTGATGCTGCGCAATGCGCCATACCAGCGGGATTTTGGTCCGCTTGATCCGGAATGTGATTGCTATACCTGTCAGAATTTTTCTCGTGCCTATTTGAGGCACCTGGTAAAAGCGAGGGAAATACTGGCAGCCATATTGATCAGCTTGCATAATGTGAGGTTCTTGATTCGACTTATGGAAGAGATAAGGGAGGCCATAAAAAATGATTGCCTCCTTGAGTACAGAAGAAGCTTCTTTGAAAGGTACGGGTATAGCAATGAAGAATGA
- the proB gene encoding glutamate 5-kinase: MGDVVEEKQERGKTTSSEDLMDAKDVMERIKNAKTVVVKVGTSTITHHNGTINLLVVEKLVRALSDLKNENKNVVLVTSGAIGVGCSRMGLKKKPDSLPEKQALAAIGQVSLMHVYSKLFSEYGQIAAQILLTKDVIEDEHRKNNAINTFNTLFKYGSIPIVNENDTVATEEIEFGDNDTLSAVVAVLVKADLLILLSDIDGLYDKNPKHHPDAKLIPVVYGITRQIERNCQNTDNSFGTGGMITKLAAARICNSHGIPMVIANGDNPYNICRIINGEPVGTIFVPNGEEDNDERGFGEGQKGQIGCYPAGKALLQR, from the coding sequence ATGGGGGATGTTGTAGAGGAGAAACAGGAAAGGGGAAAAACTACAAGCAGTGAGGACTTAATGGATGCAAAGGATGTCATGGAAAGGATAAAAAACGCAAAAACCGTTGTGGTAAAGGTGGGGACGTCCACCATAACTCATCACAATGGCACTATAAACCTGCTTGTGGTTGAAAAGTTGGTCCGAGCTTTGTCGGACCTTAAAAATGAGAACAAGAACGTGGTGTTGGTCACCTCTGGAGCTATAGGTGTAGGGTGTTCCAGGATGGGGCTTAAGAAGAAGCCTGACTCCCTGCCGGAGAAGCAAGCCTTGGCTGCCATAGGCCAGGTGAGTTTGATGCATGTATATTCAAAGCTGTTTAGCGAATACGGCCAGATAGCTGCACAAATCTTGCTTACCAAGGATGTAATAGAGGATGAGCATCGAAAGAACAACGCCATTAACACGTTCAATACCCTTTTCAAGTATGGGAGCATTCCTATAGTGAACGAGAACGACACTGTAGCTACTGAGGAGATCGAGTTTGGGGACAACGATACCCTGTCAGCAGTGGTGGCAGTGCTTGTGAAAGCGGACCTTTTGATACTGCTTTCGGATATAGATGGCTTGTATGATAAGAATCCCAAACACCACCCGGATGCGAAGCTCATTCCAGTGGTGTATGGTATAACCCGTCAGATCGAGCGAAATTGCCAGAATACCGACAACAGCTTCGGTACTGGTGGAATGATAACAAAGCTGGCTGCTGCTAGAATATGCAACAGCCACGGCATACCCATGGTCATCGCAAATGGGGACAACCCCTATAACATATGCAGGATCATAAATGGAGAGCCTGTGGGGACTATCTTTGTTCCTAACGGAGAGGAGGATAATGATGAGCGAGGTTTTGGAGAAGGCCAAAAAGGCCAAATCGGCTGCTACCCAGCTGGCAAAGCTCTCCTCCAGCGTTAA
- the ruvB gene encoding Holliday junction branch migration DNA helicase RuvB, with amino-acid sequence MAEQENRIVTSMKLHEDSETEQTLRPRTLDEYIGQEKVKEQLKIFIQAALKRGEPLDHVLLYGPPGLGKTTLASIIANEMGVGIRITSGPAIERPGDLAAILTNLSDGDVLFIDEIHRLSRSVEEILYPAMEDFALDIIIGKGPSARSIRLDLPKFTLIGATTRAGMLTSPLRDRFGVIHRLELYTTDELTRIVIRSADILGIPIEPGGAREIATRSRGTPRVANRLLKRVRDFAQIRANGMITREVAREALDLLEVDSLGLDEVDRKILRTIIEKYNGGPVGLDTLAASTGEESTTIEDVYEPFLLQMGFIARTPRGRVVTPLAYRHLKIPYHEQQRLI; translated from the coding sequence ATGGCTGAGCAGGAAAACAGGATTGTCACTTCAATGAAGCTTCATGAGGATAGCGAGACCGAGCAGACTTTAAGGCCTAGGACCCTTGATGAATACATAGGGCAAGAGAAGGTGAAAGAGCAGCTCAAAATATTTATACAGGCTGCATTAAAGAGGGGTGAGCCTTTGGACCACGTTTTGCTTTATGGCCCCCCAGGATTAGGCAAGACCACGCTTGCTTCGATTATAGCCAACGAGATGGGAGTGGGCATCCGAATAACTTCCGGGCCGGCCATCGAAAGGCCAGGAGATCTGGCGGCTATACTTACTAATTTGAGCGATGGAGATGTGTTGTTCATAGACGAGATTCACAGGTTGAGCAGAAGCGTTGAAGAAATCCTTTATCCCGCTATGGAAGACTTCGCACTGGATATCATAATAGGGAAAGGCCCCAGTGCCCGTTCGATACGCCTTGACCTTCCTAAGTTTACGCTAATAGGAGCTACCACCAGGGCCGGGATGCTAACCTCTCCTCTCAGGGATCGATTTGGAGTGATACATCGCCTGGAACTCTATACTACTGATGAGCTAACCAGGATAGTTATTCGATCGGCTGATATTCTGGGGATTCCCATAGAGCCCGGAGGGGCAAGGGAGATTGCAACACGGTCACGTGGTACGCCGCGGGTGGCCAATCGTTTGCTCAAGCGGGTTAGGGATTTTGCGCAGATCAGGGCAAATGGGATGATTACGAGGGAGGTTGCCAGGGAAGCCCTGGACCTTCTGGAGGTGGATTCCCTGGGCCTGGATGAGGTTGATAGGAAGATTTTGAGAACCATTATAGAAAAGTACAATGGTGGTCCGGTGGGACTGGATACCCTGGCTGCTTCGACTGGTGAAGAGAGCACCACTATTGAGGATGTATATGAACCATTTCTGCTGCAGATGGGATTCATTGCCCGTACCCCGCGCGGTAGGGTGGTAACGCCCCTTGCCTATCGCCACTTGAAAATCCCTTATCATGAGCAGCAGAGATTGATATAA
- the queA gene encoding tRNA preQ1(34) S-adenosylmethionine ribosyltransferase-isomerase QueA, with product MKVEDFDYYLPEELIAQFPAEKRDESRLLVYHRTTGKIEHRIFKDIVEYLHKGDCLVVNDTRVIPARLLGKRAGTGGKIEFVLLNQINDRRWEVLVKPGRRAHIGSVFIFGDGLLEAKVLDRTPEGGRIVEFQYEGVFNEVLDKVGILPLPPYIRKQIDDPERYQTVYAEHRGSVAAPTAGLHFTVPLLEKIRALGVDIVRVTLHVGLGTFRPVKVDNVEEHRMHEEYYRITEEAARVINETKERGGRVIAVGTTSTRALESSADDSGRVHPTEKGCTDLFIYPGYKFKVVDALITNFHLPKSTLLMLVSAMCSREEILRVYQEAIKERYRFFSFGDAMLIL from the coding sequence TTGAAGGTAGAAGATTTTGATTATTACCTTCCGGAGGAGTTGATAGCCCAATTTCCTGCAGAAAAACGCGATGAGTCGCGCCTGCTGGTATATCATCGCACTACCGGTAAGATAGAGCACCGAATTTTTAAGGATATAGTAGAGTATTTGCATAAAGGGGATTGCCTGGTGGTCAACGATACCAGAGTGATTCCGGCTAGGCTTTTGGGCAAGCGGGCTGGTACCGGTGGTAAAATCGAGTTTGTGCTGCTCAATCAAATAAATGATAGGCGATGGGAAGTTTTGGTAAAACCTGGCAGAAGAGCGCATATAGGTAGTGTATTCATATTTGGAGATGGGTTGCTTGAGGCCAAGGTGCTTGATAGGACCCCCGAAGGGGGGCGCATAGTGGAGTTTCAATATGAGGGCGTTTTTAACGAAGTACTGGATAAAGTGGGGATTTTGCCGCTTCCACCTTATATTCGAAAACAAATAGACGACCCTGAAAGGTATCAAACGGTTTATGCTGAACACCGTGGGTCGGTAGCGGCACCTACTGCAGGGCTCCATTTTACTGTGCCATTGCTTGAGAAGATACGGGCTTTGGGGGTGGACATAGTCAGGGTAACCCTTCATGTGGGGCTTGGGACTTTCAGGCCCGTAAAGGTTGATAATGTAGAAGAACACCGCATGCACGAGGAATACTACAGGATCACTGAGGAGGCCGCAAGGGTTATAAACGAGACCAAAGAAAGGGGAGGTCGAGTAATTGCTGTTGGGACCACCTCCACAAGGGCCCTGGAGTCTTCGGCCGATGACAGCGGCAGGGTGCATCCAACTGAAAAGGGGTGTACTGACCTGTTCATATATCCGGGGTACAAGTTCAAAGTGGTGGATGCGCTCATCACCAATTTCCACCTACCCAAATCTACCCTGCTCATGTTGGTGAGTGCCATGTGTAGCCGTGAAGAGATACTCAGGGTGTATCAAGAAGCGATAAAGGAACGGTATCGGTTTTTCAGCTTTGGTGATGCCATGCTGATACTCTGA
- the ruvA gene encoding Holliday junction branch migration protein RuvA, with product MFSYLRGTLVEAGPQHVVLDVQGMGFHIIVPASVASKLPSRGSEVKLYVHLNVRQDSLELYGFLNREDKLLFEKLISVSGIGPKAAISMLSTLSSTQLALAIATGDEKALSSAPGIGKKTAQRVILELREKIDKEALEGAVARVNQAIPAQGMEKEAVQALMALGYQAVEAQQAVDLVKGQAQDTATLVRLALKALDRR from the coding sequence ATGTTTTCGTATTTGAGGGGAACGCTTGTGGAGGCCGGTCCACAGCACGTGGTATTGGACGTGCAAGGGATGGGATTTCATATAATTGTTCCGGCTTCTGTAGCCTCGAAGCTTCCTTCAAGGGGGAGCGAGGTTAAGCTGTATGTGCATCTCAACGTTCGTCAGGACAGTTTGGAACTTTATGGTTTTTTAAATCGCGAGGACAAGCTATTGTTTGAGAAGCTCATCTCAGTATCGGGTATAGGGCCCAAAGCTGCCATTTCCATGCTCTCGACTTTGTCGTCAACTCAGCTGGCTCTGGCAATTGCCACCGGCGATGAGAAGGCTTTGAGCTCTGCTCCTGGGATAGGAAAAAAGACGGCTCAAAGGGTTATACTGGAATTGAGGGAAAAAATTGACAAAGAGGCGTTAGAGGGCGCTGTAGCTAGGGTGAATCAAGCCATTCCAGCGCAGGGGATGGAGAAGGAGGCGGTGCAGGCTCTGATGGCATTAGGATATCAAGCGGTTGAGGCTCAACAGGCTGTGGATCTGGTAAAGGGCCAGGCACAGGATACTGCAACTCTGGTTAGGCTGGCTCTCAAAGCCCTGGATAGAAGATAG
- a CDS encoding argininosuccinate synthase produces the protein MGEKQKVVLAYSGGLDTSIIIPWLKENFDYEVIAMIGDVGQGEELEPLREKAIKSGASKVYIEDLKKEFVEDFIFPTLKAGAIYEGKYLLGTSFARPVIAKRLVEIAEKEGAVAVAHGATGKGNDQVRFELTIKALNPHLKIIAPWRMWNIRSREDAIDYARARNIPVPVTKEHPYSMDRNLWHLSHEGGDLEDPRNEPGDHVYLICTPPHKAPDEPEYVEIEFEKGIPIKVNGTRYDGVELIQKVNEIGARHGIGIVDMVENRLVGIKSRGVYETPGGTILYTAHSILESITLDRDTLHYKQHVALKFAELVYDGKWYTPLRKALSAFVDSTQENVTGWVRLKLYKGNCIPAGVESPYSLYDKELATFSEDSVYNQKDAEGFINLFGLPLKVQALLREKRKGLDS, from the coding sequence ATGGGTGAAAAGCAGAAAGTGGTACTGGCATATTCCGGCGGGCTGGATACATCCATCATAATCCCCTGGCTAAAAGAAAATTTTGATTACGAAGTGATTGCAATGATAGGAGACGTAGGCCAGGGTGAAGAGCTGGAACCCTTAAGGGAGAAGGCCATAAAAAGCGGTGCCAGCAAGGTCTACATAGAAGACCTGAAAAAGGAATTTGTGGAGGACTTCATATTTCCTACGCTGAAAGCAGGAGCAATATATGAAGGCAAGTACCTGCTGGGTACATCTTTTGCACGTCCGGTGATCGCCAAGCGCCTTGTAGAGATAGCCGAAAAGGAAGGTGCTGTGGCAGTAGCCCACGGAGCCACCGGTAAAGGGAATGACCAAGTGAGGTTTGAACTGACCATTAAAGCATTAAACCCACACCTTAAGATCATAGCCCCCTGGCGTATGTGGAATATACGGTCCCGAGAAGATGCCATAGATTACGCTCGTGCCCGAAACATTCCCGTACCGGTCACCAAAGAGCACCCCTACAGCATGGATCGAAACCTATGGCACCTAAGCCATGAAGGTGGCGATTTGGAAGACCCACGGAATGAGCCCGGAGATCACGTGTATCTCATATGCACGCCCCCTCATAAAGCCCCCGATGAGCCCGAATACGTGGAAATAGAATTTGAAAAGGGCATCCCGATAAAGGTAAATGGCACCAGATATGACGGCGTGGAGCTCATACAGAAGGTAAACGAAATAGGCGCCAGACACGGAATTGGAATAGTAGACATGGTGGAAAACCGACTGGTGGGCATAAAATCCAGAGGAGTATACGAGACCCCTGGAGGAACAATACTCTATACAGCTCACAGCATACTTGAGAGCATCACTCTAGACCGCGATACACTGCACTATAAGCAGCACGTAGCCCTCAAATTTGCAGAGTTGGTATACGACGGTAAATGGTACACGCCTTTGAGGAAAGCGCTGTCGGCCTTCGTGGATAGCACGCAGGAAAACGTAACCGGTTGGGTACGGCTCAAGCTATATAAAGGAAACTGCATACCTGCCGGGGTCGAATCCCCCTATTCCTTATACGATAAAGAGCTAGCTACCTTCAGCGAAGACAGCGTATACAACCAAAAAGACGCCGAAGGATTCATCAATCTCTTTGGGTTGCCGCTTAAAGTCCAGGCACTTTTGAGAGAAAAAAGAAAGGGTCTTGACTCATGA
- the scfA gene encoding six-cysteine ranthipeptide SCIFF, with amino-acid sequence MKHIKTLHKGTLKDSLKKGGCGECQASCQSACKTSCTVANQACQKQ; translated from the coding sequence ATGAAGCACATCAAGACGTTACATAAGGGAACGTTGAAGGACAGCCTGAAAAAAGGTGGTTGTGGGGAATGCCAGGCATCTTGCCAGTCTGCGTGCAAGACTTCGTGTACTGTGGCTAACCAGGCATGTCAAAAGCAATGA
- the argH gene encoding argininosuccinate lyase, with product MKLWGGRFEKETSKEVDDFHSSIHFDYRLYKQDILGSIAHATMLGKQGIISPEEAQAICEGLKQILKDIEDGKVSFNVASEDIHMNIESLLIERIGDVGKKLHTARSRNDQVALDTRMYTKEAIDEVIKLLLVLEEQLVTIAEKHKETIMPGYTHLQKAQPVTLGHHLMAYFEMFRRDIERLKDAFKRVDVMPLGSGALAGTTYPLDRQYVAEQLGFSSISRNSMDAVADRDFILEFLSCAAIIMMHLSRFCEELILWSTDEFKFIEMDDSYSTGSSIMPQKKNPDVAELIRGKTGRVYGDLIALLTTMKGLPLAYNKDMQEDKEALFDAVDTVKSCISVFTGMLSTIKVYPENMLKQAARGFINATDAADYLVTKGVPFRDAHHIVGRLVLYCIQNGKVLEELTLEEYRQFSDKFDQDIYDVISLKSCVSRRSLPGGPAPAAVSQAIEEARRWIEGQK from the coding sequence ATGAAACTGTGGGGCGGCCGTTTTGAAAAGGAGACCAGCAAGGAGGTAGACGACTTCCATTCCTCTATCCATTTTGATTACCGCCTGTACAAGCAGGACATATTAGGTAGCATAGCCCATGCCACAATGCTGGGCAAGCAGGGCATCATATCCCCCGAAGAGGCACAGGCCATCTGCGAGGGGCTAAAACAGATACTGAAGGATATCGAAGATGGTAAGGTAAGTTTCAACGTTGCAAGCGAAGACATACACATGAACATTGAATCGCTGCTCATAGAAAGGATAGGGGACGTGGGGAAAAAGCTGCATACCGCCAGAAGCCGCAATGACCAGGTAGCACTGGACACCAGGATGTACACCAAAGAGGCCATCGATGAGGTCATAAAGCTCTTGCTGGTGCTTGAAGAGCAGCTGGTTACCATTGCAGAAAAGCACAAGGAGACCATCATGCCGGGATATACCCACCTTCAAAAAGCCCAGCCAGTAACTTTAGGCCATCACCTGATGGCATACTTTGAGATGTTCCGGCGTGACATAGAGCGGCTTAAAGACGCCTTTAAAAGGGTAGATGTAATGCCTCTCGGTTCGGGAGCCCTGGCAGGGACCACTTATCCTCTTGACAGGCAGTATGTGGCGGAGCAGCTGGGTTTTTCATCTATATCCCGTAACAGCATGGACGCTGTTGCCGACAGAGATTTTATACTTGAGTTTTTAAGCTGTGCGGCCATAATAATGATGCATTTGAGCCGGTTTTGCGAAGAGCTCATACTGTGGTCAACGGATGAATTCAAGTTCATCGAGATGGATGATTCCTACAGCACCGGAAGCAGCATAATGCCACAAAAGAAAAACCCTGATGTAGCCGAGCTGATACGCGGAAAAACCGGCAGGGTGTACGGTGATTTAATAGCGCTGCTTACAACTATGAAAGGCCTTCCACTGGCTTACAACAAGGATATGCAGGAAGATAAGGAAGCCCTCTTTGATGCAGTGGATACTGTAAAGAGCTGTATCTCGGTATTTACCGGCATGCTCAGTACCATCAAGGTATATCCTGAAAACATGTTAAAACAGGCCGCAAGGGGGTTCATCAACGCCACCGATGCGGCTGATTACCTGGTAACCAAGGGCGTCCCATTCCGCGATGCCCACCACATAGTAGGAAGGCTGGTGCTTTACTGTATACAAAACGGAAAAGTGTTGGAGGAACTGACACTAGAAGAATACCGCCAATTCTCAGATAAATTTGACCAAGACATCTATGATGTCATATCCCTTAAAAGTTGCGTAAGCCGCAGAAGTCTGCCGGGTGGCCCCGCACCTGCTGCTGTGTCACAGGCCATAGAAGAAGCCCGCAGGTGGATTGAGGGGCAAAAATAA